In Chloracidobacterium sp., the following proteins share a genomic window:
- a CDS encoding Ig-like domain-containing protein: MRKAISYLLVITTYLSFISQAAIPAGGQVIGKAMEQRLKDVPDGLKFRLSEGVEGAETREKQQLPSTDPLSQSDTGGLLKRVPDIKTDKDDKTEFAKRIGTLPAPKTGQKIPVKFPSDEMRAAPNVDNSGALQVIRWSPEGEVPLAPDLSVTFSQPMVAVTSQDEAAKYAPVELTPQVEGRWRWLGTKTLMFDTTKRFPMATKFTARVPAGTKSATGQTLAKDVVWTFTTPPPKVEQMIPQNQITRRDALMFVLFDQEINPEAVLQTMVVTGGGKRLQVRLATQEEVDRDGSISYYSKAAQPRRWLAFRAVNPDGSTENALPAASSIVVNVDKGTPSAEGPLTTQKAQTYSFNTYSPMKFNGGFCNYRGSKKCSPFDTWMMEFNNSIDSSKFTKEMVKIEPAVEGLNIYPSGGYVYIQGYKKGRTSYKVTVDSTLSDIFGQSLGSSATATFKVGQADQNLYAQGGFMTVLDPNSRPAFSIYSTNHNSVKVRLYAVQPKDWQQFQNYVRRINYDDGKRPAIPGRLVSDDTVPIATKPDEMVETRIDVSKALNGGFGNVIIDIEPTVRRDKYDRTRIFTWLQATQIGLDAFVDNTELVGFATELKTGRPLSGVELSIFPNGKAVSVAETPEPGIFERAWNWITSFGSGGPNNEVEAVEPDGSVLDTETVAEAQANTTGENGILRLSLPDQAPEMQNLLIAKRGKDVAFLPENTDYYWQDSGNWYKKPTYDHLRWFVFDDRKMYKPKEEVAVKGYIRKITGGKLGDVEGLADAASGFTWSAKDPRNNEIAKGTGDLNAFGAFDFKFTLPDNANLGYARIDLSTSSSLGGTTYQHQFQIQEFRRPEFEVSAKVETEAPHFVGGNAMLSVEAKYYAGGGLANAETNWTVTATATNYTPPNRDDFTFGTWTPWWGRHGYEDYGYGRGYGGRSSQTFKGVTDASGKHLLKVDFESVKPPRPYAITASAAVQDVNRQTWAGQTSLLVHPSNLYIGIKTPRTFVQKGEKIVVESIVSDLDGKLIAGRDAEIKAVLKDWTFDKGSWKEVTVDEQNCSIKSTEFTPSTCTFTAKNGGRYTITATVMDDRERFNESEFTVWVPGGKTPPKRNVEQEEVQLIPSKKDYAPGDVAELLVISPFAVGEGDKSVRTPAEGVLTLRRDGIVKTERFTMKDSSITLKVPLEEKYLPNITAQVDLVGAAVRTNDKGETDAKLAKRPAFASGNINLSISTASRKLTVTADPVDKTLAPGGSTKVNVAVTDHRGEPVANSEVAVVIVDESVLALSRYSIADPMGVFYTQRGDGVADYHLRKDVLLGNPKDVKNPPPPPPSATADGAVSEMVTISGGLANGRAMQKSAAPSPKGERRDFAALEADDERQQQPGTPINLRQNFNALALWSPTVRTDSSGRAVVDLKLPDNLTRYRITAVSVDTGKRFGKTESNITAKQPLMVRPSAPRFLNFGDKADIPVVVQNQTDKDMAVDIAMRISNARFVDASVGAGGTPAVQSGKRVVVKANDRAEVRFPVTTDKAGTARFQFVASSGSFSDAAEISLPVWTPATTEAFATYGTTDQNGAIVQPVQTPGEVFPQFGGLEVTTSSTQLQELTDAFIYLARYRYECSEQISSRMISTAALRDVLSAFKAKDMPTAEELNARFARDVEILKSRQRDDGSFGLWTKAKERYEYPFLTIHVAHALALAKQKGYKVPDEMLNKTKPYMKDVEKHFDSWYKNSIEVRWTISAYALYIRDLMGDKDVAKAKKLLTEMRGGKAVGADVAEQGNFDKAPFEALGWILSVLAGDANSQTEVQAIIRHLMNRTSETAATANFVTDYRDGAWLIMASNRRADGVLLEALIKADVKNDLIPKLVRGLLAHRKSGAWSNTQENVFILLAMDKYFNAYEKVTPDFVTRVWLGNTYAGEEAFKGRSVDSKQLDIPMSYLVDQGGTSNLIIDRQGAGRLYYRIGMKYAPKNLKLEPADYGFTVLRKYEAVDNKDDVKQNADGSWTIKSGARVRVRLTMVAQARRYHVALVDPLPAGLEVLNPGLAVTESIPADQGGNTSVIEYGSPSFGHGWWWWRQYWFEHQNFRDERAEAFASLLWEGVYNYTYVTRATTPGQFIVPPAKAEEMYHPETFGRTGTDFVKVE, translated from the coding sequence CCGCAGGTCGAGGGCCGCTGGCGTTGGCTGGGGACAAAGACGCTGATGTTCGACACCACAAAGCGCTTTCCGATGGCAACAAAGTTCACGGCCCGCGTTCCCGCCGGAACCAAGTCGGCTACCGGCCAAACTCTCGCAAAAGACGTCGTTTGGACCTTCACCACGCCGCCGCCAAAGGTCGAGCAAATGATCCCGCAGAACCAGATCACGCGACGCGACGCATTGATGTTCGTGTTGTTCGATCAGGAGATAAACCCTGAGGCCGTGCTGCAGACGATGGTCGTGACCGGCGGCGGCAAACGCCTGCAGGTCCGCTTGGCCACGCAGGAAGAGGTCGACCGCGATGGCAGCATTTCGTATTACTCAAAGGCCGCGCAGCCGCGGCGTTGGCTTGCGTTTAGAGCAGTAAATCCCGACGGTTCGACCGAAAATGCGCTTCCCGCGGCTTCATCGATCGTTGTCAATGTTGACAAGGGAACTCCGTCTGCCGAAGGGCCGCTGACGACGCAGAAGGCGCAAACGTACAGCTTCAATACCTACAGCCCGATGAAGTTCAACGGCGGCTTTTGCAACTACCGCGGTTCGAAGAAATGTTCGCCGTTCGACACGTGGATGATGGAGTTTAACAACTCGATCGACTCGTCGAAGTTCACGAAGGAAATGGTCAAGATCGAGCCTGCGGTCGAGGGCCTGAATATCTATCCTTCAGGCGGTTATGTCTATATCCAGGGCTATAAAAAGGGCCGGACAAGCTACAAAGTAACGGTTGACAGCACGCTCTCGGACATTTTCGGGCAATCTCTCGGATCGAGCGCGACCGCGACGTTCAAGGTGGGCCAGGCTGACCAGAATCTATACGCGCAGGGCGGCTTTATGACCGTTCTCGACCCGAACTCGCGACCCGCTTTCTCGATCTATTCGACAAATCACAACAGCGTCAAAGTGCGGCTTTACGCCGTCCAGCCAAAGGATTGGCAGCAGTTTCAGAACTACGTGCGGCGGATAAACTATGACGACGGCAAGCGGCCGGCAATACCTGGTCGTCTAGTTTCGGACGACACGGTGCCGATCGCCACAAAGCCCGACGAAATGGTCGAAACGCGCATCGACGTGTCAAAGGCGCTCAACGGCGGCTTTGGTAACGTCATAATCGATATCGAACCGACCGTTCGCCGCGACAAATATGACCGCACGCGGATCTTTACCTGGCTTCAGGCGACACAGATCGGATTGGACGCATTTGTTGATAATACGGAGCTTGTCGGATTTGCGACCGAACTGAAGACGGGCAGGCCGCTGTCTGGCGTTGAACTGTCGATCTTTCCGAACGGAAAGGCCGTCAGCGTCGCTGAGACGCCCGAGCCAGGCATTTTTGAGAGGGCTTGGAACTGGATCACGAGCTTTGGCAGCGGCGGGCCGAACAATGAGGTCGAGGCGGTCGAACCGGATGGTTCGGTACTAGATACCGAGACCGTCGCCGAGGCCCAGGCGAACACGACGGGCGAGAATGGCATACTTCGACTTTCGCTGCCCGACCAGGCTCCCGAGATGCAGAATCTGCTGATCGCCAAGCGCGGTAAGGATGTCGCGTTCCTGCCCGAGAACACCGATTACTATTGGCAGGACAGCGGTAACTGGTACAAAAAGCCCACTTACGATCACTTGCGCTGGTTCGTCTTTGACGACCGTAAGATGTATAAGCCCAAGGAAGAGGTCGCCGTAAAAGGCTATATCCGCAAGATCACGGGCGGCAAGCTCGGCGATGTTGAGGGGCTGGCCGATGCTGCAAGCGGCTTCACCTGGTCGGCAAAAGACCCGCGAAACAACGAGATCGCAAAGGGCACGGGCGATCTGAACGCCTTTGGCGCGTTCGACTTCAAATTCACGCTGCCCGATAACGCGAATCTTGGATACGCGAGGATCGATCTTTCGACAAGCTCCAGCCTGGGCGGGACGACGTATCAACATCAGTTCCAGATACAGGAATTTCGTCGGCCGGAATTCGAGGTTTCAGCCAAGGTCGAGACCGAGGCTCCGCACTTCGTAGGCGGCAACGCAATGTTGTCCGTCGAGGCAAAATACTACGCCGGCGGCGGCCTCGCGAACGCCGAGACTAACTGGACCGTTACGGCCACGGCGACGAATTACACGCCGCCGAACCGTGATGATTTTACGTTCGGCACATGGACGCCGTGGTGGGGCCGTCACGGTTATGAGGATTACGGCTACGGACGCGGTTATGGCGGCAGATCGTCGCAGACGTTCAAGGGCGTGACCGACGCCAGCGGCAAGCATCTGCTAAAGGTCGATTTTGAATCGGTCAAGCCGCCGCGCCCGTACGCGATCACGGCCTCGGCTGCGGTGCAGGACGTGAATCGCCAAACGTGGGCGGGCCAGACGTCGCTGCTCGTGCATCCGTCGAATCTCTACATCGGTATCAAGACGCCGCGCACATTTGTTCAAAAGGGCGAGAAGATCGTCGTCGAATCGATCGTCAGCGACCTCGACGGCAAGCTGATCGCCGGCCGCGACGCCGAGATCAAGGCCGTTCTGAAGGATTGGACATTCGATAAAGGCTCATGGAAAGAGGTTACCGTGGATGAGCAGAACTGCTCCATTAAGTCCACTGAGTTCACTCCGTCCACCTGCACTTTTACAGCCAAGAACGGCGGCCGTTATACGATAACCGCGACCGTAATGGATGATCGCGAGCGGTTTAACGAGAGCGAGTTCACCGTTTGGGTGCCGGGCGGCAAGACGCCGCCGAAGCGAAACGTCGAGCAGGAAGAGGTCCAGTTGATCCCGTCCAAAAAGGATTACGCGCCGGGGGACGTTGCCGAGTTACTGGTGATCTCGCCGTTTGCGGTCGGTGAGGGGGACAAGAGTGTCCGCACTCCGGCGGAGGGCGTGCTGACGCTGCGGCGTGACGGCATCGTCAAGACCGAGCGCTTTACGATGAAGGATTCGTCGATCACGCTGAAGGTGCCGCTTGAGGAGAAATACCTGCCGAATATCACGGCACAGGTCGATCTGGTCGGCGCCGCCGTGCGCACCAACGACAAGGGTGAGACCGACGCGAAGCTGGCCAAACGGCCTGCGTTCGCGAGCGGGAATATCAACCTCTCTATCTCGACCGCCTCGCGAAAGCTAACGGTCACGGCCGATCCGGTCGATAAGACGCTCGCGCCCGGCGGCTCGACAAAGGTCAACGTCGCCGTCACCGATCATCGAGGTGAACCGGTCGCTAACAGCGAGGTCGCGGTAGTGATCGTTGACGAGAGCGTGCTTGCATTGTCGCGATATTCGATCGCCGATCCGATGGGCGTGTTTTATACGCAGCGTGGCGATGGTGTCGCGGATTATCATTTGAGGAAGGATGTGCTGCTTGGCAATCCTAAGGACGTTAAGAATCCGCCGCCACCGCCTCCGTCGGCTACGGCGGACGGAGCCGTGAGTGAAATGGTCACGATCTCGGGAGGCCTGGCGAACGGGCGAGCAATGCAGAAATCGGCTGCGCCGAGTCCTAAAGGCGAACGTAGAGATTTTGCCGCGTTGGAAGCCGACGACGAACGGCAGCAGCAGCCCGGCACGCCGATCAACTTACGGCAAAACTTCAACGCCCTCGCATTGTGGTCGCCGACCGTCAGGACCGATTCGAGCGGGCGTGCGGTCGTCGATCTCAAACTGCCGGACAATCTGACGCGATATCGCATCACGGCCGTTTCGGTCGATACGGGCAAGCGTTTCGGCAAGACGGAATCGAACATCACGGCCAAACAACCGCTGATGGTGCGGCCGAGTGCTCCTAGGTTTTTGAACTTCGGCGACAAGGCGGATATTCCGGTTGTCGTGCAGAACCAGACCGATAAGGATATGGCGGTCGATATCGCGATGCGTATTTCAAATGCGCGGTTCGTGGATGCGAGCGTTGGTGCAGGCGGGACGCCTGCCGTCCAGTCGGGGAAGCGAGTTGTTGTTAAAGCGAATGATCGCGCCGAAGTTAGATTTCCGGTGACGACCGATAAGGCCGGAACGGCGCGGTTCCAGTTTGTGGCGTCGAGCGGCTCGTTCTCTGACGCCGCTGAGATATCGCTGCCTGTATGGACGCCGGCGACGACCGAGGCGTTCGCGACGTACGGGACGACTGATCAGAATGGCGCGATCGTCCAGCCTGTGCAGACGCCGGGCGAGGTGTTCCCGCAATTCGGCGGGCTTGAGGTGACGACCTCATCGACGCAGCTGCAGGAACTGACCGATGCGTTCATCTATCTCGCGCGCTATCGCTACGAGTGCTCTGAGCAGATCTCGTCGCGAATGATCTCGACTGCCGCACTGCGTGACGTGTTGAGCGCTTTCAAGGCCAAGGACATGCCGACGGCTGAGGAGCTGAACGCTCGGTTCGCCCGCGATGTCGAGATATTAAAGTCACGACAACGGGACGACGGTAGCTTTGGGCTGTGGACTAAGGCTAAGGAGCGATACGAATATCCGTTCCTCACGATCCATGTCGCCCACGCTCTGGCGTTGGCCAAGCAGAAAGGCTACAAGGTGCCGGACGAGATGCTCAACAAGACGAAGCCTTATATGAAGGACGTCGAGAAGCATTTTGACAGTTGGTACAAGAATTCCATCGAGGTCCGCTGGACGATCTCAGCCTACGCCCTATACATACGCGATCTGATGGGCGACAAGGACGTAGCCAAGGCCAAGAAGCTGCTAACAGAAATGCGGGGCGGCAAAGCGGTCGGCGCAGACGTTGCTGAGCAGGGCAATTTCGACAAAGCTCCATTCGAGGCCCTCGGCTGGATATTGTCGGTCCTTGCCGGCGATGCAAATTCACAAACCGAGGTCCAGGCGATCATCCGTCACCTGATGAACCGCACATCCGAGACAGCGGCGACAGCGAACTTTGTGACGGACTATCGCGACGGCGCATGGCTCATCATGGCGTCGAACCGCCGTGCTGACGGCGTGCTACTCGAAGCGTTGATAAAGGCGGACGTTAAGAACGATCTCATTCCGAAGCTCGTCCGCGGCCTGCTTGCTCATCGGAAATCGGGTGCATGGTCGAATACGCAGGAGAATGTGTTCATTCTGCTGGCGATGGACAAGTATTTCAACGCCTACGAGAAGGTTACGCCCGACTTTGTGACGCGCGTATGGCTCGGCAACACGTATGCCGGCGAGGAGGCGTTCAAGGGCCGTTCGGTCGATTCGAAACAACTCGACATACCGATGTCGTATCTCGTCGATCAGGGCGGCACTTCGAATCTCATCATCGACCGGCAAGGTGCAGGGCGTCTCTACTACCGCATCGGTATGAAGTACGCTCCAAAGAATCTGAAGCTCGAACCGGCAGATTACGGCTTTACGGTGCTGCGTAAGTACGAGGCTGTTGACAACAAGGACGACGTTAAGCAAAACGCCGACGGCTCGTGGACGATCAAGTCGGGCGCTCGCGTTCGCGTGCGGCTGACGATGGTCGCACAGGCACGTCGTTATCACGTCGCTCTCGTCGATCCGCTGCCCGCGGGGCTTGAGGTGCTCAATCCGGGCCTTGCGGTTACTGAATCGATACCGGCGGATCAAGGCGGCAATACGTCCGTTATCGAATACGGTTCGCCGTCCTTCGGCCACGGCTGGTGGTGGTGGCGCCAGTATTGGTTCGAGCACCAGAACTTCCGCGACGAGCGTGCCGAGGCGTTCGCGTCGCTCCTGTGGGAAGGTGTTTACAACTATACCTACGTCACCCGTGCAACCACGCCGGGGCAGTTCATTGTCCCGCCCGCCAAGGCCGAGGAGATGTATCATCCCGAGACGTTCGGACGGACGGGGACGGACTTCGTAAAGGTTGAATAG